A genome region from Chitinivorax sp. PXF-14 includes the following:
- a CDS encoding type I restriction-modification system subunit M: MLDDIKKTLWATADKLRANMDAAEYKHLVLGLIFVKYISDTFAARRAELTARLTNPDDEYFYGDADPADIEAELEDRDYYKEVNVFWVPEGARWEALRNAAKQPDIGKRIDDALTLIEAENPKLKGILDKRYARAQLPDGKLGELVDLVSTIGFGDDPAVARDVLGQVYEYFLGMFASAEGKRGGQFYTPASIVKTLVAILAPHEGKVYDPCCGSGGMFVQSEKFIEAHGGKLGDVSIYGQEANPTTWRLAAMNLAIRGIDYNLGREPADTFTRNQHPDLRADYILANPPFNISDWWHGSLEGDPRWEYGDPPHGNANYAWLQHMLHHLKPTGRAGIVLANGSMSSSQNNEGVIRAAMVDADVVEVMVALPGQLFFNTQIPACLWFLAKQKTRKGEVLFIDARKQGRMISRVQAELTDDTIARIEAVVAAWRGEPGAGSYEDVKGFCRSVPLAEIAQHGHVLTPGRYVGAEDVEDDDEAFADKMQKLTEKLGEQMAKGAELDAVIRAKLGGLGYEF; the protein is encoded by the coding sequence ATGCTCGACGACATCAAAAAAACCCTCTGGGCCACCGCCGACAAGCTGCGCGCCAACATGGACGCAGCCGAATACAAGCACTTGGTGCTCGGCCTCATCTTCGTCAAATACATTTCTGACACCTTTGCCGCCCGCCGTGCCGAACTGACGGCCCGCCTGACCAACCCCGACGACGAATACTTTTACGGCGATGCTGATCCTGCCGACATCGAAGCCGAGCTGGAAGACCGCGACTATTACAAAGAGGTCAACGTCTTCTGGGTGCCCGAAGGTGCGCGGTGGGAGGCGCTGCGCAATGCCGCCAAGCAACCCGACATTGGTAAGCGTATTGACGACGCCCTCACCCTGATCGAGGCCGAGAATCCCAAGCTCAAAGGCATCCTCGACAAACGCTATGCCCGTGCGCAACTGCCCGACGGCAAGCTGGGTGAGTTGGTTGATCTGGTCTCCACCATCGGCTTTGGCGACGACCCCGCCGTGGCCCGCGACGTGCTGGGCCAGGTGTACGAATACTTTCTGGGCATGTTCGCCAGTGCCGAGGGCAAGCGGGGCGGGCAGTTCTACACGCCTGCCAGCATCGTCAAAACCCTGGTGGCCATCCTGGCCCCGCACGAAGGTAAGGTGTACGACCCGTGCTGCGGCTCGGGCGGCATGTTCGTGCAGTCGGAGAAATTCATCGAAGCCCACGGCGGCAAGCTGGGCGATGTGAGCATCTACGGCCAAGAGGCCAACCCTACCACTTGGCGCCTGGCCGCCATGAACCTAGCCATTCGCGGCATTGACTACAACCTGGGCCGCGAGCCTGCCGACACCTTCACCCGCAACCAGCACCCCGACCTGCGGGCCGACTACATCCTGGCCAACCCGCCTTTCAACATATCCGACTGGTGGCACGGCAGCCTGGAAGGCGACCCGCGCTGGGAGTATGGCGACCCGCCCCACGGCAACGCCAACTACGCATGGTTGCAGCACATGCTGCACCACTTGAAGCCCACGGGCCGTGCAGGCATTGTGCTGGCCAACGGCAGCATGAGTTCTAGCCAAAACAACGAGGGCGTGATCCGCGCCGCCATGGTCGATGCCGATGTGGTGGAAGTCATGGTGGCCCTGCCCGGGCAGTTGTTCTTCAACACCCAGATCCCCGCCTGCCTGTGGTTCCTGGCCAAGCAGAAAACGCGCAAGGGTGAGGTGCTGTTCATCGACGCCCGCAAACAGGGCCGCATGATCAGCCGCGTTCAGGCCGAGCTGACCGACGACACCATCGCCCGTATCGAAGCCGTGGTGGCCGCCTGGCGCGGCGAGCCGGGCGCAGGCAGCTATGAAGACGTGAAAGGCTTTTGCCGCAGCGTGCCCCTGGCCGAGATTGCCCAGCACGGCCATGTGCTCACCCCCGGCCGCTACGTGGGCGCAGAAGATGTGGAAGACGACGACGAGGCCTTTGCCGACAAGATGCAGAAGCTCACCGAGAAGTTGGGCGAGCAAATGGCCAAGGGTGCGGAGCTGGATGCGGTGATTCGGGCGAAGTTGGGGGGGCTGGGGTATGAGTTCTGA
- a CDS encoding HAD domain-containing protein, whose product MPILFLDFDGVLHPEHCHESKHFSCLPVFESVLSQVPDCKLVIASTWRLQIPVERLREKLGPNVAAKLVGVTPQYCYLRDVPLTLVGYEREAECHAWRRANQVLNEPWLAVDDRSWLFRPFCQSLFLTNSRTGLCPTSAERLVARLLKLL is encoded by the coding sequence ATGCCTATCTTGTTTCTGGATTTCGACGGTGTTCTACATCCGGAGCATTGCCATGAGTCCAAACACTTTAGTTGCTTACCCGTGTTTGAGAGCGTTCTCAGCCAGGTTCCCGACTGCAAGCTGGTGATCGCGAGTACTTGGAGGCTGCAAATTCCAGTAGAGCGTCTTCGAGAAAAACTGGGACCCAATGTGGCTGCCAAGCTCGTGGGAGTTACCCCCCAATACTGCTATCTTCGCGACGTTCCGCTTACGCTAGTTGGTTATGAACGGGAAGCCGAATGCCATGCGTGGCGACGGGCCAATCAGGTCCTCAATGAGCCGTGGCTCGCGGTTGATGACCGTTCCTGGCTTTTCAGGCCGTTTTGCCAATCGCTTTTCCTGACCAACAGCCGCACAGGTCTATGCCCCACAAGCGCGGAACGGCTTGTCGCACGGCTTCTGAAGCTTCTCTGA
- a CDS encoding helix-turn-helix domain-containing protein: MSSRKQLRPKADFGRALQVLRAARGVTQEDMLFATSRRHISRVEQGHQVPSIRTIEGLAESLQIHPMTLIATAYCQGLEHASFDEIIETVKADLQALTLC, encoded by the coding sequence ATGTCTTCCCGAAAACAACTCCGACCCAAAGCTGACTTTGGTCGCGCGCTTCAAGTACTGCGCGCTGCACGGGGTGTGACCCAGGAAGACATGCTCTTTGCGACGAGCCGACGACACATCAGCCGCGTTGAACAAGGCCACCAAGTGCCAAGCATCCGAACCATAGAAGGATTGGCTGAGAGTTTGCAGATCCATCCTATGACGCTGATCGCGACTGCATATTGCCAAGGTTTGGAGCATGCATCGTTCGACGAAATCATCGAGACCGTGAAGGCCGACCTCCAAGCTTTGACCCTATGTTAG
- a CDS encoding helix-turn-helix domain-containing protein produces the protein MKSRLDFNRLAELDRQFCEFAKLHRDVAPRCGWVKTIRLALGMSSTALGARTGMTAQGVRKLEQAEANQSISLNTLAKLADGLDCEVRYILLPRSSLLGQILKQSREIHGTQLPTSLNGTTEMRLDTEDLGALSALFANVNKRGFWL, from the coding sequence TTGAAGAGTCGTCTGGATTTCAACCGCTTGGCAGAACTTGATCGGCAGTTTTGCGAATTCGCGAAGCTGCATCGCGATGTGGCACCGAGGTGCGGCTGGGTCAAGACCATCCGCCTCGCCCTAGGCATGAGTTCAACGGCTCTTGGGGCACGAACCGGAATGACGGCCCAAGGTGTGCGCAAGCTGGAACAGGCAGAAGCAAATCAAAGCATTTCTTTGAACACGCTGGCCAAGCTTGCCGATGGCTTGGACTGCGAGGTGCGCTACATACTCCTTCCCCGAAGCAGTTTGCTCGGCCAGATTCTCAAGCAGTCGAGAGAAATCCACGGCACCCAGTTGCCGACCTCTCTTAATGGCACTACTGAAATGCGGCTTGACACAGAGGATCTCGGTGCACTCTCAGCGCTGTTTGCCAATGTGAATAAGCGTGGGTTCTGGCTGTAG
- a CDS encoding ThiF family adenylyltransferase codes for MSSAAAVADVIEAFKQRGFKFVGKTDTGWFRLHGRLTPPQADKGCPCEVQLDPTFFDLPRIRLLEIPPELPAAVPHLGADGGLCYLAKGTVVLDIYDPVGQSLACLQRAAVVFGQIMQGEMIEDLAEEFFAYWHGWHCFVDMQGEDLGRQNCVVAQANGCPLWFITDNEDRTTEKLKSLGYQVTDRTVLTYRVKTGAQPRPLTSHWPPETVGDILAWQSTLDPRCRRKIHERIKEGERKKANGVLIVIESPLMTYGFAVLYDRQSPVQKSKLVDRRDSSYGLKVMPISVVRIDDRYLAQRNMPKSKTLAGKNIAVVGCGTIGGYLSDMLVKAGAGTCGGKLTLVDFDCLLPQNIGRHRLGFPDLLSNKAEAMAKELKRLAPGAEIRALPVDVRQAQMGELDLLIDATGEESLGHWLCGHYPPPTPMLSVWIEGPGTGVRALLRTNASGACYRCLWHSNRRGELRSTIDPLPGILAGHGCEGLYVPFPASVSVHAASLGAEMTLDWVNGVHSPALRTKLIDRAQQLATPDCDPLRDRECPSCNS; via the coding sequence ATGAGCAGCGCCGCAGCGGTCGCAGACGTGATCGAGGCCTTCAAGCAGCGAGGCTTCAAATTTGTCGGCAAGACGGATACCGGCTGGTTCAGGCTGCACGGGCGGTTGACCCCGCCCCAAGCGGACAAGGGTTGTCCGTGCGAAGTCCAGCTCGACCCCACGTTCTTCGACTTGCCTCGCATCCGGCTGCTGGAAATCCCTCCTGAGCTGCCCGCAGCGGTTCCTCATCTTGGCGCAGATGGCGGGCTTTGCTATCTCGCCAAGGGCACCGTCGTTCTGGACATCTACGATCCTGTGGGACAGTCGCTGGCGTGCCTGCAACGCGCGGCCGTCGTGTTCGGTCAGATCATGCAGGGGGAGATGATCGAAGACCTCGCGGAAGAGTTCTTCGCCTATTGGCACGGCTGGCATTGTTTCGTGGACATGCAAGGCGAGGATCTAGGGCGACAGAACTGCGTAGTCGCGCAGGCCAATGGGTGCCCTTTGTGGTTCATCACCGACAACGAAGATCGAACAACTGAGAAGCTGAAGTCGCTCGGCTACCAAGTCACCGATAGAACGGTGCTGACTTACCGGGTGAAGACTGGTGCTCAACCCCGCCCTTTGACCAGCCATTGGCCTCCTGAAACAGTTGGGGATATCTTGGCGTGGCAAAGCACCCTTGACCCCCGGTGCCGGCGCAAGATTCACGAGCGTATCAAGGAGGGGGAGAGGAAGAAGGCCAACGGGGTTCTGATCGTCATCGAATCCCCGTTGATGACGTATGGCTTCGCGGTTCTCTATGACCGCCAAAGTCCTGTCCAAAAGAGCAAGCTCGTAGATCGCAGGGATTCGAGCTATGGGTTGAAGGTGATGCCCATCTCTGTGGTCAGAATTGACGATCGGTATCTTGCCCAGCGGAACATGCCGAAGTCAAAGACGCTTGCAGGGAAGAACATCGCCGTCGTTGGATGCGGCACGATTGGCGGCTATCTGTCGGATATGCTTGTCAAGGCTGGGGCGGGGACATGCGGCGGAAAACTCACGTTGGTGGATTTCGACTGCCTTCTCCCGCAAAACATCGGGCGCCATCGCCTGGGATTTCCGGACCTGTTGTCTAACAAAGCCGAGGCTATGGCGAAGGAACTCAAGCGCTTGGCGCCAGGCGCCGAGATTCGCGCGTTGCCCGTGGATGTCAGGCAGGCTCAAATGGGAGAGCTGGATCTGCTCATAGATGCCACCGGGGAAGAATCGCTCGGGCATTGGCTGTGCGGCCACTATCCGCCTCCGACGCCCATGCTTTCGGTCTGGATCGAGGGGCCAGGAACGGGTGTCCGTGCGCTCCTGAGGACGAACGCATCTGGTGCGTGCTATCGATGTCTTTGGCATAGCAACAGAAGGGGCGAGCTCCGTTCTACCATTGATCCTCTTCCTGGCATTTTGGCGGGGCATGGATGCGAGGGCTTGTACGTGCCATTCCCCGCTTCGGTGTCGGTGCACGCTGCCAGCCTGGGCGCTGAGATGACCCTTGATTGGGTCAACGGCGTCCATTCCCCTGCGTTGCGAACCAAGTTGATCGACCGCGCCCAGCAGCTTGCCACACCCGATTGCGATCCGCTGCGGGATCGGGAATGTCCCTCATGCAATTCATGA
- a CDS encoding CBASS cGAMP synthase, with product MLNLSPLFFTTLDDESCMHDELDLTPEQRAWIASVRTDVRDCLRTGIPRVLKASGYTEDVPQPRFFTQGSWAYKTLNSPAQRPQQADVDDGCYLPMSFVSQTRRPSTASTVFFAAAEEALKPLVEEKRWQLITDKPTCIRIVFATYAHIDIPLYAIPDDEFVTLAKASMERYGYDSLTEAVNMAEQDAWTALPADKVLLAHRECNWMSSDPRPVKEWFLGEVEAKGEQFRRVVRYLKAFRDWRWSSGGPASILLMAAAAPLFEKRDWRDDLALLDVVAALPARLRGGVNNPVDESESLTERLGQAGVEEAAKAFEEFEKVLRGATGAGSPSQACIWMRGEFGPRFPNEPDRVKVVSVAATIAAAPAATGPSELIGRTKAG from the coding sequence ATGCTGAACTTGAGCCCGCTCTTCTTCACCACCCTTGATGACGAATCCTGCATGCACGACGAGCTTGATCTGACGCCTGAACAACGCGCCTGGATCGCCAGCGTACGCACTGACGTCAGGGACTGTCTGCGCACAGGCATCCCCCGCGTGCTTAAGGCAAGCGGATACACGGAAGACGTGCCGCAGCCGCGCTTCTTCACACAAGGGTCGTGGGCATACAAGACGCTGAACTCCCCGGCACAACGCCCGCAGCAGGCGGATGTCGATGATGGCTGCTATCTACCAATGAGTTTCGTCTCGCAGACGAGGCGTCCCAGCACTGCGTCGACGGTGTTCTTTGCCGCTGCGGAAGAAGCCTTGAAGCCGCTGGTCGAGGAAAAGCGGTGGCAGCTCATCACCGACAAGCCGACGTGCATCCGCATCGTCTTTGCCACGTATGCCCACATTGATATTCCTCTGTACGCCATTCCCGACGACGAATTTGTCACGCTTGCAAAGGCTTCGATGGAGCGATATGGCTACGACTCGCTGACGGAAGCGGTGAACATGGCAGAGCAGGATGCCTGGACCGCACTGCCCGCTGACAAGGTTCTCCTGGCCCATCGCGAATGCAACTGGATGTCCTCTGACCCCAGGCCTGTGAAGGAATGGTTCCTGGGCGAAGTGGAGGCCAAGGGGGAGCAATTCCGCCGCGTGGTTCGTTACTTGAAGGCGTTTCGTGATTGGAGGTGGTCCAGCGGCGGACCCGCTTCGATCCTCTTGATGGCCGCCGCAGCCCCTCTCTTTGAAAAGCGTGATTGGCGCGACGACCTCGCGTTGCTGGATGTCGTCGCGGCGCTGCCAGCTAGGTTGCGTGGGGGAGTGAACAACCCCGTGGATGAGTCCGAATCGCTCACGGAGCGACTTGGCCAAGCGGGTGTCGAAGAAGCAGCAAAGGCGTTCGAAGAATTTGAGAAAGTGCTTCGCGGAGCAACCGGCGCTGGCAGTCCTTCACAGGCCTGTATCTGGATGCGAGGCGAGTTCGGCCCGCGCTTTCCGAACGAGCCGGATCGGGTCAAGGTGGTGTCCGTTGCCGCCACCATTGCCGCGGCCCCAGCCGCTACTGGTCCTAGCGAACTTATCGGACGAACGAAAGCTGGATGA
- a CDS encoding CBASS cGAMP-activated phospholipase, with protein sequence MTGIPTYHVLALSGGGYRGLYTATVLAELETVLGRPIASHFDLICGTSAGGMLALGLAAEIPAYELKALFEEQGSRIFGCRSLPRRLLGFWLTAKHDSTGLREVLTERFQGTTIGDLKHRVLVPAVNYSTGRGQFFKTPHHPSFELDHRMKIVDVALATAAAPVYFPLARNDRGVFADGGLVGNAPGLFGLHEVKTFLAPKQDVLVRVLAIGTMTIGATVRGGASLDRGFGKWRGGLFDLVISAQESSVDYMLRQALGNNYFQIDDKATPDQSKDVKALDRVSIGSTNTLKDRGNHAAQRALGDPLFQPFRAHQAGAPIFYHGPNKNFPEAAC encoded by the coding sequence ATGACAGGCATCCCTACCTACCATGTGCTCGCCCTGTCAGGGGGCGGTTATCGCGGCCTGTACACCGCCACGGTTCTCGCCGAACTCGAAACCGTGCTGGGCCGTCCTATCGCTTCGCACTTTGATCTGATTTGCGGCACATCGGCAGGAGGGATGCTGGCTTTGGGGCTGGCTGCGGAAATTCCGGCCTACGAACTCAAGGCACTATTTGAAGAACAGGGCAGCCGCATCTTTGGTTGCCGCAGCCTGCCGCGGCGGCTTCTGGGGTTCTGGCTGACCGCAAAGCATGACTCAACAGGGCTGCGAGAGGTACTGACCGAGCGCTTCCAAGGGACCACGATCGGCGACCTGAAGCATCGTGTTCTCGTGCCAGCAGTCAACTACTCGACAGGTCGCGGGCAGTTCTTCAAAACACCGCACCATCCGTCCTTTGAGTTGGATCACCGCATGAAGATCGTCGATGTGGCGTTGGCGACCGCAGCCGCACCCGTCTACTTTCCTCTGGCGCGCAACGACCGCGGTGTCTTCGCGGACGGGGGGCTGGTGGGCAACGCCCCGGGCCTGTTCGGGTTGCACGAAGTCAAGACGTTCCTGGCGCCGAAACAGGATGTGCTGGTTCGGGTCCTCGCCATCGGAACGATGACCATCGGTGCGACCGTTCGCGGCGGCGCCAGCCTCGACCGCGGATTCGGCAAGTGGCGCGGGGGACTCTTTGACCTCGTGATCTCCGCCCAGGAGTCGTCGGTGGACTACATGCTGCGGCAGGCGCTGGGCAACAACTATTTCCAGATCGACGACAAGGCGACGCCGGATCAAAGCAAGGACGTGAAGGCGCTGGATCGGGTTTCCATTGGATCCACGAATACGCTCAAGGATCGCGGCAACCACGCGGCGCAGCGTGCGCTCGGCGATCCTCTCTTCCAACCATTTCGAGCGCACCAGGCCGGCGCTCCCATCTTCTATCACGGCCCCAACAAGAATTTTCCGGAGGCCGCATGCTGA
- a CDS encoding DUF2188 domain-containing protein: MAGKNQHVVPHQDGWAVKGAGNQRATSVHDTQQQAIDAARDIARNQQSELVIYRPDGRIRDKDSHGNDPFPPKG, translated from the coding sequence ATGGCAGGCAAGAATCAGCATGTTGTCCCTCATCAGGATGGTTGGGCCGTCAAGGGAGCCGGCAATCAGCGGGCGACCTCCGTGCACGACACCCAGCAACAGGCCATTGACGCAGCGAGGGATATCGCACGCAACCAGCAGTCCGAACTCGTCATCTATCGTCCGGATGGCCGTATCCGTGACAAGGACAGCCACGGCAACGACCCCTTCCCGCCGAAGGGCTGA
- a CDS encoding helix-turn-helix transcriptional regulator gives MPQTGLGVALKTLRERRTLSLREIGQLSSVDHAYVHRLETGEKTNPSQDLVEKLLKVLKPGERDAALVMWLVDHADADPSLVEFVLQDPSISIDVFSAAAGVRHRGNARPDPATLIARIKKAFDDDEDD, from the coding sequence ATGCCGCAAACAGGCCTAGGCGTCGCCCTCAAGACGCTACGCGAACGCAGAACCCTTTCCCTGCGTGAGATCGGCCAGCTATCGTCAGTTGATCATGCGTATGTCCACCGCCTCGAAACAGGCGAGAAGACAAACCCATCCCAAGACTTGGTTGAGAAGCTGTTGAAGGTTCTCAAGCCGGGAGAAAGAGATGCCGCACTCGTGATGTGGCTGGTTGACCACGCAGACGCTGATCCAAGCCTTGTTGAATTCGTGCTACAAGATCCCTCGATCAGCATCGATGTTTTTTCGGCCGCGGCTGGAGTCAGGCATCGGGGAAATGCAAGGCCTGACCCCGCGACGCTCATCGCCCGAATCAAAAAGGCCTTCGACGACGACGAGGACGACTGA
- a CDS encoding ImmA/IrrE family metallo-endopeptidase has product MDEADVRQSARAFVARVDVSNIREDLSPYVTAANAKVKKDELGEGESGYTVTKPNGKHIITVNSLETEERQRFTVCHEIAHIVLGLESSHNEVPSWSYAKRHPNEIACDTFASELLMPYQQWLSAVPNEEPSLELIQHMAALFGTSFPAAASRFASLSDMPCAFVTMERGAVRYAARSTALRQAGAWIPPRSVIPAGSVAHRIRSSGISATETGEVSQDVWFDNWEKGLDLWELSRHYLRTDTTISLLWFDSDDLPEVEVNRYGARVEDDGGLAELTGELPWPGRSRRR; this is encoded by the coding sequence ATGGACGAGGCGGATGTCAGGCAGAGCGCGCGCGCGTTTGTCGCGAGAGTCGATGTTTCGAACATCCGAGAAGACCTGTCCCCGTATGTGACCGCGGCTAACGCCAAGGTCAAGAAGGATGAGCTTGGCGAGGGGGAGTCTGGCTATACCGTTACCAAGCCGAACGGGAAGCACATCATCACTGTGAATTCGCTGGAAACCGAAGAGCGCCAGCGCTTCACTGTCTGCCACGAAATAGCTCATATCGTGCTCGGCTTGGAATCAAGTCACAACGAGGTGCCGTCATGGTCCTATGCAAAGCGACATCCGAACGAGATCGCCTGCGACACGTTTGCCTCTGAACTGCTGATGCCCTATCAGCAATGGCTCTCCGCTGTTCCCAACGAAGAGCCCTCCCTGGAGCTCATCCAACACATGGCCGCCTTGTTCGGCACATCATTCCCTGCAGCGGCGTCAAGGTTTGCCAGTCTTAGCGATATGCCATGTGCATTCGTCACCATGGAGCGCGGTGCGGTGCGGTATGCCGCGCGCTCCACGGCCTTGCGGCAAGCAGGGGCCTGGATACCTCCCAGGTCGGTAATTCCAGCAGGCTCCGTGGCTCACCGAATCCGCTCTTCAGGGATTAGCGCCACTGAGACGGGGGAAGTTTCACAGGACGTCTGGTTCGACAACTGGGAAAAGGGCCTTGACCTCTGGGAACTTTCAAGGCATTACCTGCGCACCGATACCACCATCTCCTTGCTATGGTTCGACAGTGACGATTTGCCGGAGGTGGAGGTGAACCGCTACGGCGCACGTGTCGAAGACGATGGAGGCTTGGCTGAACTGACGGGAGAACTGCCATGGCCGGGGCGAAGCAGGCGCCGCTGA
- a CDS encoding TIGR03747 family integrating conjugative element membrane protein, with amino-acid sequence MSDPAVAAQRQQQRQQGLIAGLVTLPFRFFGVLCGALLLCILIECVGMHFFWPDQGWRHAQGMLHYELDQLSTHFTRSALAQEPGRTAQRLVEQGYDWLFVKSGLLDWIRDASAQASAGSHRPTKDFRYYIGLVYVNVESYLIAGAYTTLVFLVRLLVLCLTLPLFLMAAFVGLVDGLVRRDIRRFGAGRESGFIYHRAWASLIPLAVLPWVTYLALPVSVNPLLILLPSAAMLGVAVCIAAATFKKYL; translated from the coding sequence ATGAGCGATCCAGCCGTCGCAGCACAGCGCCAGCAGCAACGACAGCAGGGGCTGATCGCCGGCCTGGTCACGCTGCCGTTCCGCTTCTTCGGCGTGCTGTGCGGCGCGCTGCTGCTGTGCATCCTGATCGAATGCGTCGGCATGCACTTCTTCTGGCCCGATCAGGGCTGGCGCCACGCGCAGGGCATGCTGCACTACGAGCTGGATCAGCTCTCCACGCATTTCACGCGCAGCGCGCTGGCGCAGGAGCCGGGGCGCACCGCGCAGCGGCTGGTCGAGCAGGGCTACGACTGGCTGTTCGTGAAGAGCGGCCTGCTGGACTGGATACGCGACGCCTCGGCGCAGGCCAGCGCCGGCAGCCATCGCCCGACCAAGGATTTCCGCTACTACATCGGCTTGGTCTACGTGAACGTGGAGAGCTACCTGATCGCTGGAGCCTACACGACGCTGGTCTTCCTCGTGCGGCTGCTGGTGCTGTGCCTGACCCTGCCGCTGTTCCTGATGGCCGCTTTCGTCGGCCTCGTGGACGGGCTGGTGCGCCGGGACATCCGCCGCTTCGGCGCGGGACGCGAATCGGGGTTCATCTATCATCGCGCCTGGGCCAGCTTGATCCCGCTGGCCGTACTGCCGTGGGTGACTTACCTGGCACTGCCGGTCAGCGTGAACCCGCTGCTGATCCTGCTGCCCAGCGCCGCAATGCTCGGCGTGGCGGTGTGCATCGCAGCGGCGACGTTCAAGAAGTACCTGTAA